CCCTATCTTCACTGCCGACTTGCTGACTCGCCGACTCGCTCGCCTGCTCCTTCTTCCATCCAATCTCCTGCAGCGAGGCCTTCAGCGCCGCCAGTCCAAGCGTTACGTGGTCTTCGACCCCGATAGTGATACGCACAAAACCCACACATCCAGGATCAGTAGATCGATCGCGCAATAGAACACCGTGCCTTCTCATCGCGTCCACCAGCACCGCATGCCTTGGCCCAATATTCATCAAGACAAAGTTCGCATGACTGGGAAAGAAGGGAACCCCCAGCTCTCGCAGCCCTTCCATCATGCGCTCTCGGCCGGCACGAACTTGCTCGGCATACCAGGAAAGGTATCCCTCGTCGGCAATCGCAGCCGGCAGACAAGCCAGCGCTACTCCATTCACGTTGTACGGAGAAGACACCTTCCGCACACTCTTTAGAAGCTCTGCATTCCCAGCCAACATGCCAACGCGCAGATTCGCCAGTCCATAAGCCTTTGAAAACGTCCTGGCCACGATCAGATTCGGCACCGTCACCAGATCTTCCATCGTCGATTCGCCGTGAAAGTGATAGTAAGCTTCATCAACCATCACTACAGCCTGAGGCGCCGCAGCGGCGATCGCCAGTAGGTTCCCCCTGCTCACTGCAGCACCCGTCGGGTTGTTCGGAGAAGCAACGATAATCAGCTTTGTCTTCTCCGTAATGGCGGATATAAATCGCTGGAATGGAAACTCCATCGTCGCATCTGCCTGCACCTTTCGCAGATGAGGCGTCATCATTTTGATGCTCACGTCATACATAAAAAACGTTGGAGTGGCAATCAGCGCTTCGTCATCCGCCTCGAGAAACGCCACACACATCAGGTGAATCGCCTCATCGACGCCGTTCGTCAGTAGCACCTCTTCCGTTTTCAATCCGAAGTGCGTCGCGACAATTCTTTCCACCGGCTCCCTTTCGGGATATTTCGTCAGTCCCTCCGCCGTCAGCGCCAACAACGTCTCCATCACACGCGGCGAGGGAGCGAATGTGTTCTCGTTAAAGTCCAGGCGTAAAGCATCCCGTCCAGCGAGTGGCGGGTGATACTCCGGCATCTCTAATACTGCTTTACGCGGCTGAACAATATTTTTATCTGTAACCATATCGGTAGCAAGACTCATCTCATCCTCACCAGCACGCTCTCTGCATGCCCTTTCAGTCCCTCAGCTTCAGCTAGCGCAACTGCATGGGGTCCCATCTTCTTTAACCCCGCTTTCGTGTACTGCTGAACCGTAATCACTTTTACAAGATCCATCACACTCAAGCCTCCCCGGATTCGTCCGTAGCGTCCTGTAGGTAACACATGATTAGGGCCAGAGACATAATCTCCCATCGATTGCGGCGTGTACTCGCCAACAAAGATGGACCCAGCGTTGCGAACCCACTTCAGATCAGTCTCCGAGTCAACACTCAGATGTTCCGGTGCGAGCCGATTTGTCAGCTCTTGCGCATCGCGAACCGAAGATGTTACAAATATGCATCCCCGCGCCGCCAAGGACTGCTTTGCGATGGAATTGCTGCGCGCTCGCAGCTTCACCTCAACTGCAACCCTCTTGGCCAAAGCTTCTTTACTCGTGATCAGGACCGCCAGCGTCTCCGTGTCGTGCTCTGCCTGAGCAACTAGATCTGCCGCGATCCCCTCTGCGTCCCCAGATTCACTCGTCACTACAATCTCCGTTGGGCCCGCCGGCATATCGATCCCGCACTCATCCGAAACCAACACCTTCGCCGCCGTCACATACAGATTTCCCGGTCCAACGATCTTGTCGACGCGCTCAATCGCAGCCGTGCCATAAGCCATCGCCGCAATCGCCTGCGCCCCGCCAACTCGATAAAGCTCCGTCACCCCAGCCAGCCAAGCCGCAGCCATCGTCTCTTTTGCAGGCTTCGGCGAGCACACCACAATCCGTTCCACCCCCGCGACCTGTGAGGGGATCACCGTCATCAACAACGTCGAAGGCAGCGGATAGCGTCCCCCTGGCACGTAGCAACCAACGCTGCCCAGCGGCCGCACAATCTGTCCCGTCCTGACTCCATCTACTGGAGAGATCGTCCACTCCCGGGGCAACTGCGCCTCGGCGAACGCCAGAATATTTCCCCGCGCCACCATCATCGCCGCTTGCAGCGCTGGCGCAGTCGAATCCCATGCAGCCTTCATCTCATCACGAGACACCAGCAGCGACTGACCCTTTGCAAGCCCATCAAACTCCGCAGCGTACTTCAGTAAAGCTCGATCGCCCCCCCTACGCACCGCTGCGAGAATGCGTCGCACCACCGGCTCCACCCGCGCCGTATTCACAGCGCCTCGTCGTTCCAGCGACTCAATTAACGCATCCGCCGCAGCTTTGCCACGGCCAAAGGTCCTTACCAGCTTCATCACGCAACTCCAGAGACAAATCACTACCGAAACCAGGAACGATCTTCTTACAACACAACCTTACTCAGCGGATACTCAACAATTCCAGTAGCTCCCGCAGCCTTCAGCTTCGGAATCACCTCGCGAACCAACGCTTCATCCAAAATCGTATTCAGCGCAACCCACTCCTGATCGCTCAGCTGCGACACTGTCGGCGAATTCAACGCAGGTAATTCACCTACGATCTTCTCCAGATCAGCCTTTCGCGCATTCAGCATCAAACCGACCCGTCCCTGCGCAGCAATCGCTGCATTCAGCATCAGCGAGATATTCTCAATCTTCTCCCGCTTCCACGCATCTTTGTACGCCGTCTTATTCGCAATCAACTGCGTCTCGCTCTCCATCAGCGTCTCGATAATCCTCAGCCGGTTCGCCCGCAGCGACGAACCCGTCTCTGTCACCTCCACAATTGCATCCGCCAGCGTAGGAGGCTTCACTTCCGTCGCCCCCCAGCTAAACTCCACCGTCACCGGTATCTTCTTTTCGGCAAAGTAGCGCTTCGTAAACTCAACCAGCTCCGTAGCAATAATCTTGCCCGCCAGATCCTCCGGCTTCTGGAACGGCGAATCCTCTGGCACCGCCAGCACCCACTTCACCTTCTGCCGGCTTTGCTTCGAGTACGTCAGACTCGTGACATACTTCACGTCGGTCTCATTCTCAAGCACCCAGTCGTTGCCCGTCAGTCCAGCATCGAGCGCCCCATGCTCCACGTACCGCGCCATCTCCTGTGCCCGCACCAGCATGCACTCAATCTCCGCGTCGTCGATAGAAGGGAAGTAGCTCCTCCCGTTCGCGAAGATCCGCCAACCAGCCCGCTCAAACAGGGCAATCGTCGCATCCTGCAAACTGCCCTTCGGAATTCCCAGCTTCAGTCGCTTCGTCTCGCTCACTTCGCCTCCATTGCAATATTCTTCGTAAAGCAGCTCACCGTACCCTCGTGACAAACCAGCCCATCCCCTTCCACTTGCACCTTGAATAGCAGCGCATCGTTGTCACAGTCGGTCGAGGCTTCAATCACCCGCAGCCGATTGCCGCTCGTCTCGCCCTTCATCCAAAGCTTCTGCCGAGTCCGGCTCCAGAATGTGACAAACCCGCTCTCAAGCGTCTTCACGTAGCTCATCTCATTCAAAAAACCGAGCATTAGCATCTCCCCGGTCTTCGCATCCTGAACAATCCCCGGAACCAGCCCATCCATCTTTGCAAAATCTATCCTCACGGTATCGATCCTTTCTGTCTTCCTTGATGCATTCCCTGGCCGCGCCACGCAACAAAAAAGCCCGCTCGCGATATGCGCGTCAGCGGGCCTTTCGAAATCCTTAGTAAGCGTTCGTTACTTCGCCACTCCGGACATAGCCGCCAACACGCTCTCTGCGTGATGATGCGAATGGCCGTGATGGAGGTGCAACCTGCTCATCTCCCATTCAGGGTAGCGTTCAAGCCCAGAGAAGTCAAACCTTGGAGAAGTCAAACCGCACCAGCCCGACCGTAGCTTTAAAGTCAGCTCCCGAAACTTGTCCGTTGACGCAGCCCGTACACTCTCGTACTCTTCCGCTGTAAAGCATTCAGCCCAAAGTAGGAGATTCCAAGATGCTCAATCTGCGCCACAAACTTCTCGCCGCAGCACTATTGCTCTCCGTCGCCCCGATTTTCTCGGTCGCCCAGGGATCCAAAGCAGGCACACCCGCCGCAGCCGCAGCCACGGCACCGCTGGACATCAACACCGCCACCGCCGACCAACTCAAGGCCTTCCCGGGTATTGGCGATGCCTACTCCAAGCGCATCATCGACGGCCGCCCCTACACCGCAAAGAATCAGCTCGTCACCAAGGGCGTCCTCCCGCAGGCCACCTACAACAAGATCAAGGACCAGATCATCGCCAGCCACCCCAAGAAATAGGCGCACGTAGAACGCTACACGGACGGGCATCCAGGCAAGGATGCCTGTCTCTTTTAACCCTCTTCAACCCTTGACATCGCTGCTACCATCTCTCCAACTGGCCTATGCCCCAGAGATCCGCACGCCTCCAATACTTCTTTCTCGCCCTGGTAGCCGCGTTCGCGCTCCTTCATGCCTACGGTGCTGGAATTCGCGATTTCGACGTCCTGGTACATGGCCAGTCCATTGTGCAAGCCCCATTCGAAAGTGGCATGCGTTTGGCCACAACGACCAACCTCCGCGAAGAGGCTCTTGCCGCCGGCCTCAAACCCTTCGATACCGTGCTCACAATCAACGGCCAGCCGTACACCAGCCGCAGTATGCTTCTCGGTCAAATTCGTAGCACTTCGCCGGGCGACACAATGTCCATTACCTATCGCCGCGGCGCCGACGCAGCAATCAGATCGACGAGCATTCGGCTGGCTGCGGTCCAGTACAGGAAGCGGTCGCCCCTCGAAAACGCAATCAACGTGGTGGTCCCCGTACTGCCCTTCTTCTGTCTTCTCCTGGGTATGTGGGTGGTCTTTGCTCGTCCGAGAAATCTAAACGCTTGGCTGATTCTGGGCGTTCTCGGCTACTTCAACGCTCTCATCATCAACCCGACCCTGATCACCGGACCCTATCTTTTGGTCGTCGCTTTGATCTGGAACATCGTGGCTCAATCTGCCATGCCAATCTGCCTCATGTTCTTCGGGGTCTACTTTCCCGAGCGTTCACAACTCGATATCAAACTGCCCTGGGTCAAATGGTTCATAGCGATTCCGCTCATGCTCCTGACCTCCACGGATTTCATCGCCAACTACGGCGACATGTGGAGCTTTGCTTCGATCTCGTGGATAGCGCCTTATATCTTCGACATCAACGTAGCTGAAAATATCCTCAGCGCCCTGGCAATCAGTTGGTTCTTCTTTAATCTGGGTCCAAAGATCGGGCAGGCCACCGGAGATGCCCGCCGCCGCCTCCGCATCCTCTACTTTGGGGCTTCTATCGGTCTCACGCCGTTCTTTCTCGTTCTCCTGTACTCCCTCTACAAACGAACCGACTTCGGTCAGGGCATACCTGAGTGGGTCAATATCGCTGTATTCTTCATTCTTCTTCTGTTCCCGCTCTCTCTTGCTTACGTTGTCGTCGTACAGCGTGCAATGGACCTTCGCATCATCATCCGCCAGGGAACCCGCTACGCCTTCGCCCGCGAATCTCTCACGATGATAAGAGTTGCGCTTGCTATCTGGATGGCCTTCTCCCTCAACGACTTCTTCAGACACCCGGATCATCAGCGCAACGACATCATCCGCATCTTCCTCATCATCGGAGTCTTCTTCGCCTTCCGCTTTCTCCTCTCGAATCGCCTGCAAAAGATGATTGACCAGCGCTTCTTCCGCGAGGCCTACTCCACCGAGCAGCTCCTCTCCGAGCTCTCCGACGAAGCCCGCAACTTCACTGAAGTCACCCCGCTCCTCGAAACCATCACACGCCGCCTCGGCTCCACCCTCCACATCGACCGCATCGCCGTCTTCCTTCGCTCCGGTGATACCTATCATCTCGAGCTAGCCACCGGAATGCCCATGGTCGCCGGCGCAGCCCAGATCTTCTCACTTCCGGCGGCCTCAACCACCATCACCACACTCAGCCGCGCCAAAGCCCCTGCCAATGTCTATCGCGACGATCCCTCCAGCTGGCTCATCGACGCCACCGACGCCGAACGTAACGCCCTCAACGATCTCTCCACCGAACTTCTCGTCCCTCTGCCCGGCCGCACCCGTCTCGCCGGAGTCATCGCTCTCGGCCCCAAGAGCTCCCAGGAGCCGTACAGCAAAACCGACCGCCAGCTCCTCCAGACCATCGCCTCCCAAACCGGCCTCGCTCTTGAAAACGCCGAGCTATTTGAAAACCTCACCACAGAGGTCACTCATCGCGAACGCATCTCCCGCGAGCTCGAGATCGCCCGTGAGGTTCAGGAGCGCCTCTTTCCGCAGACTTGTCCCAAAGTCTCCGGCGTCGACCTCGCTGGCTTCTGTCGTCCAGCGCAGGTCGTCGGCGGCGACTACTACGACTTTTTTCTCCTTCCCTCAACCTCCGCAGACGAAGCTCCTCTCGCTCTCGCACTCGGCGACATCTCAGGCAAGGGCATCTCCGCCTCTCTTGTCATGGCTAGCCTCCGCGCCAGCCTTCGCAGCATCGCCGGCCTGCGGCAGGGTGATCTGGGTACTCTGATCTCCCGCGTCAACGACATGGTCTATGAGTCCTCCACCGCCAGCCGCTACGCCACCTTCTTCTACGCCGAATATGATCCCGTCAACCATCTCCTCACCTACGTCAACGCCGGACACAACCCGCCCTACGTCCTCCGTGGCGCCGAAACCATCGCTCTCGAAGCCACCGGAACGGTAGTAGGCCTTCTCGCTCACTCCGAATACTCCCAGGCCACCCTCCAACTACATCCCGGCGATGTTCTCCTCGCCTTCACCGACGGCATCTCCGAAGCCATGAACCACAGCGACGAAGAGTGGGGCGAAGACAACATGCTTGCCTCCGCCAGACACCTCCTCTCTCGCCCTGACTGCACCACAACCGCCGACCAGCTCCTCACCTGCATCTTCGACGCCGCCGACAAATTCACCGACGGCGCTCCTCAACACGACGACATGACCCTCCTCGTCTGCACCATCGGCCGCACCCACGCTTAGTCCGACCGCAAAAAAGACGCCCTCAATAAAAATTGATAAATCCTTCGTAATCCCACAGATGGGTTATAACCACCCTTCACTCTGCCTTCGCCGGCGCGACGAAATCAAGTAGAGTGAAGGTAGGGCAGCCAAAGTTCAACCGACACAGCACCGACGTCTCCTGATGTCCTTCTGGATTTAAATGGTTCGACGATTTATGTTCAACATCACTTCACTCGTCCGTCCCATCACCCGTGTCGTTGGAGCCGCAGCGCTCTTGCTCGCACTTACCGGTTGCGGCGCCATCATCAGCAGTACCCCCGTGCCCCAGCTGCGCGTCGTCACGGCCTCACCCGACGCTCCTAGACTCGATATCTACCAGGGCCCCAACGCACTCGCTCACAATCTCGGCTTCGGCACCGTCACCTCCTACATTCCCCTTTCGCCCGGCAACGAAACAATCGCCGCCAACACCGCCGGAACCAGGCAGGTCCTCTCCGCATCCAAGGCGAACTTCGCGACCTCCGGCCAGTACACGGTTCTGATCGGCAGCACCGCCGCCAGCCTGCAGCAGCTCACCCTCACCGACCAGAGCCAGCCCGCTCCCGCCGGCCAGATCGCACTCCGTTTCCTCAACCAGGCCACCCACTCCGGCCCCATCGACATCTACCTCGTCCCCGCCGGCCAGAGACTCGTCGCAGTCGCCCCCACAGTCACCAACACTCTCTTCGGAGCCAACACCGGCTACCTCAACCTCCCGGCGGGCGCCTACTCCTTGGTCGCGATGCCCGCCGGAACCATTCCACCCGCGCCACCTCTCGCGATCTACAACGGCCCCCAGGTCACCTATGCCTCAGGCGCGGCCCGCACCATCATCCTGATCGACCCGCAGCAGCCTTCCGCACCTGGCCTCCAGGTCATCACGGCCAGCGACTTTGATCCCGCCGCCAATTAGCCCCGGACCAGCACCGAACGACCCCCTACAAGCCTCGCGCATACCCTCAGAAAGCTCTAAAGTCGCGGCATTTAAAAAAATATACTTCTCCGTCTCACCACAACACCCGCAAAACCCCTGTGTCTATTCCCTCCGAAAGCGGCAGCAGCAAGATCGAAGCCGCCGCAGGAAGATCACAGGAGCGCCAATATGAGCTTTACCAAACTTGCCCTCATCGCCACACTCACTCTCGCCCCCGCTGCCATATTCGCGCAGACTCCAACCCCGGGCCAGAACGACTACAACATCAACCAGCGCAAAGGCGACCAGCAGCAGCGCATCGGTCAGGGTGTTCAGACCGGCCAACTCACTGCCGGCGAAACCTCGCACCTCGAGCATCAGGAAGCTGGTATCAACAGGGAAGAGCGTGGTATGCGCGCCCAGGACAACGGCCACCTCACCAAATCCGATCGCCAGACCATCCACCACCAGCAGAATCAGGAGTCCCGCCGCATCTACCGCGACAAGCACAACAACAAGGTGAGGTAGTGCACAACCCGCGCCTAGCGGACCATCTCGAGCAAGCCGTCCCGGTGATGCCCCAAAAATACGTCATCTCGACCGAAGCAGCGGACAGTATCATCGTCCGCTGCGCAGTGGAGAGACCCCCGTATTTAGTCTCTGCCCGCGACAGGAGTTTTCAATAACTGCAACCCTGAAGACTGAATCAAACCTGCTTCGTTCTCTCCATGCAGCAAAACAAAAGGGCCGCCGAGGAACTCCTCAGCGGCCCTTTGTTTCGTCTTGAAGTTTAGTACCGGTAGTGATCCGCCTTGTAAGGTCCTTCCACCGGAACGCTCAGGTAATCTGCCTGCTTCTTGGAGAGCGTCGTCAGCTTCACGCCGATCTTCTCCAGGTGCAGCCGTGCAACCTCTTCGTCCAGCTTCTTCGGAAGAATGTAGATCCCGATCTTGTAGGTATCCTTGTTCTTCCACAGATCAAGCTGAGCCAGCGTCTGGTTCGCAAAGCTATTCGACATCACAAAGCTCGGATGCCCGGTCGCACAGCCCAGGTTCACAAGCCGGCCCTCAGCTAGAACGAAGATGCTGTTGCCGTTCTCGAACGTGTACTTGTCTACCTGCGGTTTGATGTTCAGCTTCTTCACGCCCTTTAGCGCATTCAGCGGCTCCATCTGAATCTCGTTGTCGAAGTGGCCGATGTTGCACACGATCGCCTGGTCCTTCATCAGCTTCATGTGTTCCACCGTGATGATGTCCACGTTCCCCGTGCAGGTCACGTAGATATCGCCACGACCAAGAGTCTCCTCAATCGTCGTGACCTCATAGCCCTCCATCGCAGCCTGCAGCGCATTGATCGGATCGATCTCCGTCACGACCACTCGCGCCCCCAGCCCACGCAGCGAAGCTGCCGAGCCCTTGCCCACATCGCCATAACCGCAGACCACCGCAACCTTACCCGCAACCATCACATCGGTCGCGCGCTTGATGCCATCCACCAGCGACTCGCGGCAGCCATACAGGTTATCGAACTTCGACTTCGTCACCGAATCATTGACGTTGATCGCCGGAACCAGCAGCGTGCCCTTCTCCAGCATCTTGTAGAGCCGGTGAACGCCCGTTGTCGTCTCCTCGGAGACGCCGCGCCACTCCTTCGCCACATCCTGCCAGCGTGTCGGAGTCTCCGCATGTACCTTCTTCAACAGAGCTTTGATCACATCCTCTTCGGTCGAGCTCGAAGGCGAATCAACCCACTGGTCCTTTGCTCCGGCCGCGGCACCCTTCTCCAACTCGACGCCCTTGTGGATCAGCAGCGTCACATCGCCGCCATCGTCGATCACAAGCTGCGGCCCCAGCAATCCACCCTTGCCGTCAGGGAACTTCAGTGACTCATTCGTGCACCACCAGAACTCCTCCAGTGTCTCGCCCTTCCAGGCAAACACCGCCACACCCGCCGCCGCAATCGCAGCCGCTGCATGGTCCTGGGTCGAGAAGATATTGCAGCTCGCCCAGCGAACCTTCGCGCCCAGCGCTACCATCGTCTCAATCAGCACAGCCGTCTGGATCGTCATATGCAGCGAGCCGGTCACGCGAACGCCAGCCAGCGGCTTCCCCGCGGCATACTTGTTGCGGATCGACATCAACCCGGGCATCTCCTGCTCGGCGATCTCAATCTCCTTCCGGCCAAAATCCGCCAGAGAAATGTCGGCTACCTTGTAATCCGCCCCTGCTGCTGCCTTATCGACTGTCGCTGTCGCCATGTCTAAAAACCTCAAAATGCTGAATTTTTACTTACTCCAGAATACCATCGCAGCTTTTCTCCCTTATGAAATAGGCGCAGTAGCGATTTGCCCTATCGAACTCTTCCTGAGTCTTTTCAGTGAGATGACCAGGCCTGGACTTGTCACCCAGAATTTCGGCAATCAATGAGCAACAAAACTCATAAGGCAGGAATGCTTAGCGATCATTTAACAATCGGCGTCTGTCGATTCCTAGCCACCAAAGCCAGCCCCGCCGCACCAAGAGCCATGGCACTAATCAAATAAAGTCCGCCGGTAAAGCTCTGCGTAGCATCCCTCAGCCGCCCGGTCATATAGGGGCCCGCAAATCCGCCTACGCCACCCACCATCTGCAGAATCGCCACAGCCCCCGCCGCCGCTGTCCCACTCAACATGCTTGTCGCCAGCGTCCAGAACGGCCCCATCATGCTCCAGAGCCCAATAGCCGCCAGCGTCATTGCACACAAAGCCACAACCAGCGCATGTGCCCAAGCCGCCCAAGCAAACCCCACCGCCGACAACGTCAGGCACCCAGCGATATGCCATCGTCGCTCCTTCCGCTTATCCGAACTCCACCCCACCACCACCGTCATCGCCGCCGCAGCAAGATAAGGAAACGTCGCATACCGCGCGATCAAAATTGCATCCCTGTCCCCACCATGCGAAAAGCTCTGCAGAATAAGCGGCATCCAAAGGTTCACGATATACACGCCCACCTGGCTCACAAAATAAACACCCGCCAGCACCCACAAAGCTGGCAGCCGAAACGCATCGAGCAGCCGATGGTGTGTCGAAGCACCAGACAGCTCCTTATCCCGCTGCAACTCCCCCTCAAGCCATGTGCGCTCTTCAGGCCGCAGCCAACCCGCATTCGCCGGTCCATCCTTTAGCACAAACAAAACCGAAATCCCCAGCAGCACCGTAGGAACTCCCTCCGACACAAACAACCACTGCCACCCTGCCAACCCACCCACACCATCCAGCTTCAGCAGATAACTCGACAGCGGTCCACCCACCACTCCCGCCAGCGACGTCGCCGTCATAAACTTCGCCACCGCCCGCGCCCGCTCCTGTGTAGGAAACCAGTACGTCAGATAAATAATCATCCCCGGAAAAAATCCCGCCTCACTCACCCCCAGCAGAAACCGCAGCACATAGAACGACTCCTTCGAGTGCATAAACATCATGCAGGTCGAGATCACACCCCACGAGATCATGATCCGCGCAATCCATATCCGCGCCCCCACGCGCGTCAACATCAAATTGCTAGGCAGATCGAACAGCACCGACCCCAGAAAAAAAATCCCCGCGCCCGTCCCATACACCGTGTTGCTGAAGTGAAGATCCCGCTGCAGATCATAAGCAGCAAATCCCACATTCACCCGGTCCAGATAAGCCACAATGTAAAGCAGAAAAATATAAGGAATCAGCCGCCAAGTAATCTTCGAGTAAAGCGCCCGCCCATCCACCGTCGCCGTCGATTCCATCCCGATCCTTTTCGTATTAGGTCGTCGATCCGCCGCGAGAAACCGGAGGAATCACCTGCACACGCCGCGCCTCGCGAAGCGACTGCCAACCCGCAATTGCCATCAGAAGAAAAAATCCGCCAAAGCCCACCGCAACTCCAAACGCTCCCGTAACACCCAACAACGTCACCCACAGCGGATTGCTCTTATCCGCAAAGTAGACGAACGCCGCAACAATATCTCCCAACACCAGAAGCAAAGAGAGGAGCAGCACTCCGAGGAACGCCACAAGCCATTTCTTCGCGCCATCCGGTATCGCTTTACTCATCACCGCGCTCATCAGTGGACCCTATCCAACCCAATCCAACCCTATGCAGCCTACCATGCCGTCACGCCCTCTCAGCTTCCAGCAGCCGCCGCTTCCGCTGCACGCCCCAACGATACCCAGTGATCGCCCCATCCTTCCCCACCACGCGATGGCAAGGCACCGCAATCGCAATCGGATTCGCCCCGCAAGCCCCAGCCACCGCACGCGAAGCCGTCGGCGCACCAAGCTGCAACGCCACCTCCGAGTAGCTCCGCGTCTCTCCCCGCGGAATCGCCTGCAGTGCCTTCCAAACCCGCTGCTGAAACGCCGTAGCCCTCACGTCCAGCGGAAACGTAGCCGCCAGCGGATGCTCCCCCAGCTGGCTCGCAACAAACGCCACAGCATCTGCCAGCCAACCAGTATTTCCCTTAGCCACCACCAGCTGCGCCTTAGAAAACTGCTCCCGCAACCCAGCAATAAGTTCCTTGTCATCCTTCCCAAAAGCAATCGAGCAGATCCCCACATCCGTCGTCGCCACCAGCATCCGTCCCAGCGGACTAGCCGCCGTGCAGTATCGAATCAGCAACCCGGCCCCACCCTCCCGCATCACCCGCGGAGTCATCCCCAGCGTCGCCGCACTCTTCTCATACAGCCTGCTGCTCGAACCAAACCCCGCCTCATAGATAGCATCCGTAATCGGAGCCTTCACCTTCTTAGGCTCCCTCACCTTAGTCTTGAACCGCTCCAGCCGAGCCTCCTTCGCATACTGTCCTGGACTCACCCCCAGCACCCGCTTGAACCCACGCAGAATCGTCAACCGCCCCACGCCCGTAGCCTTCGCCACATCGGCCAGCCGCGTCCGCGTCTCCGAGCCCGCATTCTCCCGCATATACTCAGTCACCGCCGCAATCGCACCCGCCTGCGGATCGGCCTTCGCCTCAGTCCTATCGGGTTCACATCGCAAACAAGCACGATACCCAGCAGCCTCAGCCAAGGCCGGGGTAGGGAAGAACGTCACATTCTTCCGCGAAGGCCGCCGGCTCGCGCAACTCGGCTTGCAATAAACCTTCGTAGACTTCACGGCATACACAAACTGCCCATCCGCACTCCTATCCCGCCCCAGCACCTGCTGCCACTGCTTCCCGGGAAAGTAACTCGGAACCTCCACATCGCTCTTCGCTGCACTGGTCATCATCATGGTCTCTGTCATTCCAGTATCCTCCCATCCCCGCCAAATCCGCACACTCCGTTTCGGTCACCCAAACTCGCATCATGCAGATCACTTCAATCGCGCACGCCGTCAAGCTAAACTCAATTCATGCGAAGCATGATTCGAACTGTCACTCTCGCCACAACTTTTTCTGCCCTCTCCCTCACCGCAAGGGCCCAAGACAAGACCATCCCTCCGCCGCCCCAGCAGCCGATCCTCACCCTCCACGCGAAGGGCTCCCAGATCTACCTCTGTCAGCGCAACGAAAACTCCTACCAATGGCTCTTCACCGCACCCGCTGCCCGCCTCTTCAACGACGCCGGCAACGAAGTCGCCACCCACGGCGACGGCCCCGTCTGGAACTATCAGGACAGCAGCTCCATCCAGGGCATCGTCCAGGTCAAAGTCCCATCGCCCGA
The nucleotide sequence above comes from Tunturibacter empetritectus. Encoded proteins:
- the ahcY gene encoding adenosylhomocysteinase, whose product is MATATVDKAAAGADYKVADISLADFGRKEIEIAEQEMPGLMSIRNKYAAGKPLAGVRVTGSLHMTIQTAVLIETMVALGAKVRWASCNIFSTQDHAAAAIAAAGVAVFAWKGETLEEFWWCTNESLKFPDGKGGLLGPQLVIDDGGDVTLLIHKGVELEKGAAAGAKDQWVDSPSSSTEEDVIKALLKKVHAETPTRWQDVAKEWRGVSEETTTGVHRLYKMLEKGTLLVPAINVNDSVTKSKFDNLYGCRESLVDGIKRATDVMVAGKVAVVCGYGDVGKGSAASLRGLGARVVVTEIDPINALQAAMEGYEVTTIEETLGRGDIYVTCTGNVDIITVEHMKLMKDQAIVCNIGHFDNEIQMEPLNALKGVKKLNIKPQVDKYTFENGNSIFVLAEGRLVNLGCATGHPSFVMSNSFANQTLAQLDLWKNKDTYKIGIYILPKKLDEEVARLHLEKIGVKLTTLSKKQADYLSVPVEGPYKADHYRY
- a CDS encoding DUF4397 domain-containing protein, producing MVRRFMFNITSLVRPITRVVGAAALLLALTGCGAIISSTPVPQLRVVTASPDAPRLDIYQGPNALAHNLGFGTVTSYIPLSPGNETIAANTAGTRQVLSASKANFATSGQYTVLIGSTAASLQQLTLTDQSQPAPAGQIALRFLNQATHSGPIDIYLVPAGQRLVAVAPTVTNTLFGANTGYLNLPAGAYSLVAMPAGTIPPAPPLAIYNGPQVTYASGAARTIILIDPQQPSAPGLQVITASDFDPAAN
- a CDS encoding PP2C family protein-serine/threonine phosphatase — encoded protein: MRLATTTNLREEALAAGLKPFDTVLTINGQPYTSRSMLLGQIRSTSPGDTMSITYRRGADAAIRSTSIRLAAVQYRKRSPLENAINVVVPVLPFFCLLLGMWVVFARPRNLNAWLILGVLGYFNALIINPTLITGPYLLVVALIWNIVAQSAMPICLMFFGVYFPERSQLDIKLPWVKWFIAIPLMLLTSTDFIANYGDMWSFASISWIAPYIFDINVAENILSALAISWFFFNLGPKIGQATGDARRRLRILYFGASIGLTPFFLVLLYSLYKRTDFGQGIPEWVNIAVFFILLLFPLSLAYVVVVQRAMDLRIIIRQGTRYAFARESLTMIRVALAIWMAFSLNDFFRHPDHQRNDIIRIFLIIGVFFAFRFLLSNRLQKMIDQRFFREAYSTEQLLSELSDEARNFTEVTPLLETITRRLGSTLHIDRIAVFLRSGDTYHLELATGMPMVAGAAQIFSLPAASTTITTLSRAKAPANVYRDDPSSWLIDATDAERNALNDLSTELLVPLPGRTRLAGVIALGPKSSQEPYSKTDRQLLQTIASQTGLALENAELFENLTTEVTHRERISRELEIAREVQERLFPQTCPKVSGVDLAGFCRPAQVVGGDYYDFFLLPSTSADEAPLALALGDISGKGISASLVMASLRASLRSIAGLRQGDLGTLISRVNDMVYESSTASRYATFFYAEYDPVNHLLTYVNAGHNPPYVLRGAETIALEATGTVVGLLAHSEYSQATLQLHPGDVLLAFTDGISEAMNHSDEEWGEDNMLASARHLLSRPDCTTTADQLLTCIFDAADKFTDGAPQHDDMTLLVCTIGRTHA
- a CDS encoding MFS transporter, producing MESTATVDGRALYSKITWRLIPYIFLLYIVAYLDRVNVGFAAYDLQRDLHFSNTVYGTGAGIFFLGSVLFDLPSNLMLTRVGARIWIARIMISWGVISTCMMFMHSKESFYVLRFLLGVSEAGFFPGMIIYLTYWFPTQERARAVAKFMTATSLAGVVGGPLSSYLLKLDGVGGLAGWQWLFVSEGVPTVLLGISVLFVLKDGPANAGWLRPEERTWLEGELQRDKELSGASTHHRLLDAFRLPALWVLAGVYFVSQVGVYIVNLWMPLILQSFSHGGDRDAILIARYATFPYLAAAAMTVVVGWSSDKRKERRWHIAGCLTLSAVGFAWAAWAHALVVALCAMTLAAIGLWSMMGPFWTLATSMLSGTAAAGAVAILQMVGGVGGFAGPYMTGRLRDATQSFTGGLYLISAMALGAAGLALVARNRQTPIVK